From Pseudomonas sp. stari2:
GCCCTGGTTGAAGGCGATGGCGCTGGCAGCGGATTCAGCGGCCGCTTGCAAGTCCGGCGCATCGGCGAACACGATGTTCGGGCTCTTGCCGCCGGCTTCCAGCCAGACGCGTTTCATGTTCGATTCGCCGGAATAGATCATCAGTTGCTTGGCGATCTTGGTCGAACCGGTGAACACCAGGGTGTCGACGTCGTTATGCAGAGCGAGCGCCTTGCCGACGGTGTGGCCGTAGCCCGGCAGCACGTTCAGCACGCCTTTCGGAATGCCGGCCTCGACCGCCAGTTCGGCGATGCGGATGGCGGTCAGCGGGGATTTTTCCGACGGTTTGAGGATCACCGAGTTACCGGTCGACAGGGCCGGTCCGAGTTTCCAGCAAGCCATCATCAACGGGAAGTTCCACGGCACGATGGCACCCACCACGCCCACCGGCTCACGGGTTACCAGACCCAGTTGATCGTGCGGGGTGGCGGCGACTTCGTCGTAGATCTTGTCGATCGCTTCACCGCTCCAGCTCAGGGCTTGCGCGGCACCCGGTACGTCGATGTACAGCGAATCGCTGATCGGCTTGCCCATGTCGAGGGTTTCGAGCAGGGCCAGTTCTTCGGCGTGCTGCTTGAGCAGGCCGGCGAAACGGATCATGGTGGCTTTGCGTTTGGTCGGTGCCAGGCGCGACCAGACACCGGAATTGAAGGTGGCGCGGGCGTTTTCCACGGCGCGCTGAGCGTCGGCGGCGTCACAGCTGGCAATCTTGCCCAGCAGACGGCCATCGACCGGGCTGATGCACTCGAAGGTCTCGCCGGAGACGGCATCGGTGTACTCGCCATTGAGATAGGCGCGGCCTTCGATCTTCAGGTCGCGGGCGCGTTGTTCCCAGTCGGCACGAGTCAGGGTGGTCATTCGAGTGTCCTCCTCTTGTTGAATACGAGCGCCGCGCGATCTTCGCCGGCGTTCTCAGGAATTCTGCCCGGCCAGCCTGTTTTCGGCCCAAGGCACCCGCCACCCTAAACCAGCGGCCGGGGTTGTTTCAATATATTTGACATAAGCCGGTCATACGGCCTTGCGGCGTTCAATTTAATCAACATAGACTTTGGCCCTTTCAAGCCACCGCGCCGTCATCACGGGAGAAAACAACAATGAACATCCAGAACGTCGTCGACATCAGCCTGACCATGGACCAGGCCGAACGCTACCGCCCGGACCCGGCCAAAGTACTCAAGGGCGATCCCGAGCAGGCGGTGTTCAATCAATACGACAGCCCATGCGGGCAGATGGGTGTCGGCGTGTGGGAAGGTGCCGTTGGGCAGTGGACGGTGAATTACACCGAGCACGAATACTGCGAAATCCTGCAAGGCGTTTCGGTGCTGCGTGACGGCGAAGGCAATGCCAAGACCTTGCGTGTGGGTGACCGCTTCGTGATTCCGGCCGGATTCCGTGGCACTTGGGAAGTGCTGGAGGCGTGCCGCAAGGTCTATGTGATCTTCGAACAAAAGGCCTGAGGCCTTTCGCGAGACAACAAAAAAAGCCCGTATCGTGAGATACGGGCCTTTTTCGTAAGTCGGGAAAAATCAATTACTTGATTTTGCCTTCCTTGTAGATCACGTGCTTGCGGACAACCGGATCATATTTCTTGATCTCGATTTTGTCCGGGGTAGTACGCTTGTTCTTGTCGGTAGTGTAGAAGTGACCAGTACCGGCGCTCGAGATCAAACGAATCAATTCACGCATGATTAGCTCCCTTAAATCTTGCCGTCGCGACGCAGCTCGGCCAGCACAACGCTGATGCCACGCTTGTCGATGATACGCATGCCTTTGGCGGAAACGCGCAGGCGTACGAAACGTTTCTCTTCTTCAACCCAGAAGCGGTGATGCTGCAGGTTCGGCAGGAAACGACGACGGGTTTTGTTGTTTGCGTGGGAAATGTTATTCCCGGTTACCGGACCCTTACCGGTAACTTGACATACTCTAGACATGCCTCAGCCCTCTAAAACCACATGCCCAACCCGGCATGGGTTGGCCGCTTAATCTCTAGTCATTGTGGCGCCAGGCGCCGCGATTCTTTAGAGGTCTTACCGGCTACACCTACAAGCGAAGGAACCGGGCCCCTAGAAAAGAGCGCTGCTTTATACCAGAAAGACCACGGAGCAACAACTTTCCGTGTGCAAAGAATGGCTAAAAAGCCGCTTTTCCTGCCTGCAAGCGCCTTGGGTAAAGGCTGCCGGCAATTTTTACCATTCGTCGAAGAAAATCGATCATACCCGCTGTCGAGACTTTTCCTGCCGTCTCTTCCGACAAATCGTCAGCCGCGCAGCCCCGAAAATGCGAAAAGGGGATAGTCATTTGCAATCGCGACCACTAGGGTAGGCCTTTTCCAGACTGCACTTGCAGATGGGCCTTCGATCTGTAAAGGAAGCCGACCATGCGCCTCGCTGCCCTCCCCCTGCTCTTCGCCCCGCTGTTACTGAGTCCACTGGCCCAGGCCGCCGCCCTGAGCGTCTGCACCGAGGCCAGCCCTGAAGGGTTCGACGTGGTGCAGTACAACTCGCTGACCACCACCAACGCCTCGGCCGACGTGCTGATGAATCGCTTGGTGGACTTCGACACCA
This genomic window contains:
- a CDS encoding aldehyde dehydrogenase encodes the protein MTTLTRADWEQRARDLKIEGRAYLNGEYTDAVSGETFECISPVDGRLLGKIASCDAADAQRAVENARATFNSGVWSRLAPTKRKATMIRFAGLLKQHAEELALLETLDMGKPISDSLYIDVPGAAQALSWSGEAIDKIYDEVAATPHDQLGLVTREPVGVVGAIVPWNFPLMMACWKLGPALSTGNSVILKPSEKSPLTAIRIAELAVEAGIPKGVLNVLPGYGHTVGKALALHNDVDTLVFTGSTKIAKQLMIYSGESNMKRVWLEAGGKSPNIVFADAPDLQAAAESAASAIAFNQGEVCTAGSRLLVERSIKDKFLPMVIEALKAWKPGNPLDPATNVGALVDTQQMNTVLSYIESGHTDGAKLVAGGKRILQETGGTYVEPTIFDGVSNAMKIAQEEIFGPVLSVIAFDTAEEAINIANDTPYGLAAAVWTQDISKAHLTAKALRAGSVWVNQYDGGDMTAPFGGFKQSGNGRDKSLHAFDKYTELKATWIKL
- a CDS encoding cupin domain-containing protein; amino-acid sequence: MNIQNVVDISLTMDQAERYRPDPAKVLKGDPEQAVFNQYDSPCGQMGVGVWEGAVGQWTVNYTEHEYCEILQGVSVLRDGEGNAKTLRVGDRFVIPAGFRGTWEVLEACRKVYVIFEQKA
- the rpmG gene encoding 50S ribosomal protein L33, which produces MRELIRLISSAGTGHFYTTDKNKRTTPDKIEIKKYDPVVRKHVIYKEGKIK
- the rpmB gene encoding 50S ribosomal protein L28, translating into MSRVCQVTGKGPVTGNNISHANNKTRRRFLPNLQHHRFWVEEEKRFVRLRVSAKGMRIIDKRGISVVLAELRRDGKI